In the Helicoverpa armigera isolate CAAS_96S chromosome 15, ASM3070526v1, whole genome shotgun sequence genome, one interval contains:
- the LOC110370083 gene encoding uncharacterized protein LOC110370083, whose protein sequence is MGHHVSSMFSTLGRFFEYPVKRKPICFYRQEDFSATGEPHRKMGELQRNTQTDYDKLVDLFYTRLAEQRQYNQEMKEKDRRWSIQKVVERFPGWNEVTIANLHSLFLLFDNQSNGMLGFDDFGAVLESLGDESGMDVRKEKFNNADTDNDGWITYDEFLSLVYNFNPGEEGRVTGLAAMCNDVAENIQFVSNLTVGEQLEYGLF, encoded by the exons ATGGGACATCACGTCAGTTCAATGTTTTCCACTTTGGGAAGGTTCTTCGAGTACCCGGTGAAGAGGAAACCAATCTGTTTCTATAGACAGGAGGATTTCAGTGCTACAG GTGAACCGCATAGAAAAATGGGAGAACTGCAGAGAAATACACAAACAGACTACGACAAATTGGTCGATTTGTTCTACACGCGACTTGCGGAGCAGCGCCAGTATAACCAA GAGATGAAGGAGAAGGACCGCAGGTGGAGCATACAGAAGGTGGTGGAGCGCTTCCCGGGCTGGAACGAGGTCACCATCGCCAACCTGCACAGCTTGTTCCTGCTCTTCGATAACCAGTCCAACGGCATGCTAGGATTCGATGATTT CGGCGCGGTCCTAGAAAGTCTAGGAGACGAGAGCGGCATGGATGTCCGCAAGGAGAAGTTCAATAACGCAGACACTGACAACGACGGTTGGATAACTTATGACGAGTTTCTATCG TTGGTATACAACTTCAACCCTGGTGAGGAGGGTCGCGTCACAGGCCTGGCCGCGATGTGCAATGACGTAGCGGAGAACATACAGTTTGTCAGCAATCTCACCGTGGGCGAGCAACTCGAGTACGGATtgttttga